A window of the Pseudomonas sp. B21_DOA genome harbors these coding sequences:
- a CDS encoding response regulator, with product MRWLRIAISFTVTLMTLLCMLPAQAAQGSGWSVLLDDQGILQLSDIRSARYTNQFSPTELDRLTAAGPEGALWLRSKLAPGKHEQVLRIFAPDLSQLNLYVLDGDRLIEQRNTGNERPQAERPLPSSDFMLPLPQVDKPLDVYVRMVSDHQLRPHITLQAAVEGAADQKQTLIFGLLFGCLAMLLLHNLVRYAYSRSRSSLWLAICEGLLGLSLFLLLNLAGPWLPNWHAFQTPGAYLALLLTAPAGLMYALRFFAPLGQHPLNKLLWGDILLIVTCSLLLLFVNTLPLNIITYALVALAGLSMLLVGFYHWQKGYRPARLFVAAMVVFNIGTLVILPALLGLTLVTPQGLIMTLMVFICISGLLMSIALGERQRSITESRFSISRDLAASNAEINAKAEFLAKISHEIRTPMNGVLGMTELLLGTPLSVKQRDYVQTIHSAGNELLTLINEILDISKLESGQIELDDVQFDLNALIDDCLSIYRAKAEQQNVELISFIQPQVPRVISGDPTRLRQTLLSLLENALKKTEEGEVLIVVALDERSSKPRLRIAVQDSGAPMEQEEREALLHAELHSKHFLSANRLGGNLGLVIARQLIRLMQGEFGIKSGATQGSTLWLTLPLDPDRLEHPTSDLDSPLQGARVLVVDDNDTCRKVLVQQCSAWGLNVSAVPSGKEALALLRTKAHLRDYFDVVLLDQNMPGMTGMQLAAKIKEDPSLNHDILLIMLTGISNAPSKIIARNSGIKRILAKPVAGYTLKTTLADELNQRNKGQVVYQPQVLTAATAAKVPSDFRILVAEDNTISTKVIRGMLGKLNLQPDTASNGEEALQAMKAQRYDLVLMDCEMPVLDGFSATQQLRAWEVSNQRIRTPVVALTAHILAEHKERARQAGMDGHMSKPVELSQLRELIEHWVAQRDQQNRATTQPS from the coding sequence GTGCGCTGGCTCAGGATTGCCATAAGCTTCACCGTCACGCTGATGACCTTGCTCTGCATGCTCCCGGCCCAGGCCGCGCAAGGCAGTGGCTGGTCGGTATTGCTTGACGATCAGGGCATCCTGCAACTGAGCGACATCCGCTCCGCTCGCTACACCAATCAATTCAGCCCCACCGAGCTTGACCGTCTGACTGCGGCCGGACCCGAGGGCGCCCTGTGGCTGCGCTCCAAACTGGCGCCGGGCAAGCACGAGCAAGTGCTGCGCATCTTTGCCCCTGACTTGTCACAGCTCAATCTCTACGTGCTCGACGGCGACCGGCTGATCGAGCAACGCAATACCGGCAACGAGCGGCCCCAGGCCGAGCGACCGTTGCCGAGCAGCGATTTCATGCTGCCGCTGCCCCAGGTCGACAAGCCGCTGGACGTCTACGTCCGCATGGTCTCCGACCACCAACTGCGCCCGCACATCACCCTGCAGGCGGCGGTCGAAGGCGCGGCCGATCAGAAGCAGACGCTGATTTTCGGCCTGCTGTTCGGCTGTCTCGCCATGCTCCTGCTGCACAATCTGGTGCGCTACGCCTACTCGCGCTCGCGCAGCAGTCTGTGGCTGGCGATCTGTGAAGGCCTGCTCGGGCTGAGTCTGTTCCTGTTGCTCAACCTTGCCGGTCCGTGGCTGCCGAACTGGCATGCGTTCCAGACGCCAGGGGCTTATCTGGCCCTGTTGCTGACGGCTCCCGCCGGGTTGATGTATGCCCTGCGCTTCTTCGCGCCTCTGGGCCAGCACCCGCTGAACAAACTGCTGTGGGGCGACATTCTGTTGATTGTCACGTGCAGCCTGTTGCTGCTGTTCGTCAACACGTTGCCGCTGAACATCATCACCTACGCACTGGTGGCACTGGCCGGCCTGAGCATGTTGCTGGTGGGCTTCTATCACTGGCAGAAGGGCTATCGCCCGGCGCGTCTGTTCGTCGCCGCCATGGTCGTGTTCAACATCGGCACGCTGGTCATCCTCCCGGCGCTGCTGGGGCTGACACTGGTCACGCCGCAAGGCCTGATCATGACGCTGATGGTGTTCATCTGTATCAGCGGCCTGTTGATGAGCATTGCCTTGGGTGAGCGACAGCGCAGCATCACCGAAAGCCGCTTCAGCATCAGCCGCGACCTGGCGGCCAGCAACGCCGAAATCAACGCCAAAGCCGAATTCCTCGCCAAGATCAGCCACGAAATCCGCACGCCGATGAACGGTGTGCTGGGCATGACCGAGCTGCTGCTGGGCACGCCGCTGTCGGTCAAGCAGCGCGATTACGTGCAGACCATCCACAGCGCCGGCAACGAACTGCTGACACTGATCAACGAAATCCTCGACATCTCCAAGCTCGAATCCGGGCAGATCGAACTCGATGACGTGCAGTTTGACCTCAATGCGCTGATCGACGACTGCCTGAGCATCTACCGGGCCAAGGCCGAGCAACAGAACGTCGAGCTGATCAGTTTCATCCAGCCGCAAGTGCCGCGGGTGATCAGCGGCGATCCGACACGCCTGCGCCAGACCTTGCTGAGCCTGTTGGAAAACGCCCTGAAGAAAACCGAGGAAGGCGAAGTGTTGATCGTCGTTGCCCTCGATGAGCGCAGCAGCAAACCGCGCCTGCGTATCGCCGTGCAGGACAGCGGCGCGCCGATGGAGCAGGAAGAGCGTGAAGCATTGCTGCACGCTGAACTGCACAGCAAACATTTCCTTTCGGCCAATCGCCTCGGCGGCAATCTCGGCCTGGTGATTGCGCGACAACTGATTCGTCTGATGCAAGGCGAGTTCGGCATCAAGAGCGGCGCCACTCAGGGCAGCACGCTGTGGCTGACTTTGCCGCTGGACCCGGATCGCCTCGAGCATCCGACGTCCGATCTGGACAGCCCGCTGCAAGGTGCACGGGTGCTGGTGGTCGACGATAACGACACCTGCCGCAAAGTGCTGGTGCAGCAGTGCAGCGCCTGGGGCCTGAATGTCAGCGCCGTGCCGTCGGGCAAGGAAGCGTTGGCACTGCTGCGCACCAAGGCGCACCTGCGCGATTATTTCGACGTGGTCCTGCTCGACCAGAACATGCCCGGCATGACCGGCATGCAACTGGCAGCGAAGATCAAGGAAGACCCGAGCCTGAACCACGACATCCTGCTGATCATGCTCACCGGCATCAGCAACGCGCCGAGCAAGATCATTGCGCGCAATTCGGGGATCAAACGGATTCTGGCCAAACCGGTGGCCGGCTATACGCTCAAGACCACCCTCGCCGACGAGCTCAATCAGCGCAACAAGGGCCAGGTGGTGTACCAGCCGCAAGTGCTCACGGCGGCTACGGCAGCCAAAGTGCCGAGCGACTTCCGCATCCTCGTCGCCGAAGACAACACCATCTCGACCAAAGTGATTCGCGGCATGCTCGGCAAGCTCAACCTGCAGCCGGACACCGCGAGCAATGGCGAAGAAGCGCTGCAAGCGATGAAGGCCCAGCGTTACGATCTGGTGCTGATGGACTGTGAGATGCCGGTCCTTGATGGCTTCTCCGCGACGCAGCAACTACGCGCGTGGGAAGTCAGCAACCAACGCATCCGCACGCCGGTCGTGGCGTTGACCGCGCATATTCTCGCTGAACACAAAGAGCGCGCGCGTCAGGCGGGGATGGACGGGCACATGTCCAAACCGGTCGAGCTGTCGCAGTTGCGCGAGTTGATCGAACACTGGGTCGCCCAGCGCGATCAGCAGAACCGGGCCACGACCCAGCCGTCGTAA